A region from the Gallus gallus isolate bGalGal1 chromosome 25, bGalGal1.mat.broiler.GRCg7b, whole genome shotgun sequence genome encodes:
- the EDMPN2 gene encoding keratin-associated protein 5-1-like: protein MPNGCCGGGSNCTVCCYSSKSCKTPCCKTQSCCPSQCCYPSQCCCPSQCCCPSQCCAMPCCMPMTCCYTTSNSNNSGCCGCGN, encoded by the coding sequence ATGCCCAACGGATGCTGCGGTGGTGGCAGTAACTGCACCGTCTGCTGCTACAGCAGCAAGTCCTGCAAGACGCCGTGCTGCAAGACGCAGAGCTGTTGCCCCTCGCAGTGCTGCTACCCCTcgcagtgctgctgcccatcacagtgctgctgcccatcacagtgctgtgccatgccctgCTGCATGCCCATGACCTGCTGCTACACCACGAGCAACAGTAACAACAGTGGATGCTGCGGCTGTGGCAACTAA